The SAR202 cluster bacterium genomic sequence GCCGGCGGTGAGCCAGTAGAAGACAATGTACGCTCCCGCCAGGATCATGAAGGCCGCGCTGAGAGTCTGCGTGTACGGTAGGACTTTGCGGAGCGCGCCCACCGTCGCGCCCCTGAAGAGAGCCACTGCAAGCGTCAGCACGAGAATCACCGTCCCCATCCCGAGCGCGTACACGATGAACTGCCCCACGGCGCTCCAGAACCCGCCCGTGGCGAGGCTGGTGCCGATTACCGCCAGGAATATCGGGAGCGTGCAGCTCAGCGACGCCGTCGCGTAGCTCAGCCCGAAGAGGAAGTACCCCTTAACGCTGACGCTCGAAGGGTCGCCCATGTGTGACGCTGCGCGCGCGGCGATGCCCGAGTACAGCTTCCCGCCGCTCAGCAGCCACGCGCCCGCGAG encodes the following:
- a CDS encoding cytochrome c biogenesis protein CcdA, which produces MVATVNPCGFAMLPAYLALYLGANSQTETRSPAVQRLGRALLVGVVVTAGFVLLFGVVGGVISAGAQSIKFAIPWIGLCIGVLLALAGAWLLSGGKLYSGIAARAASHMGDPSSVSVKGYFLFGLSYATASLSCTLPIFLAVIGTSLATGGFWSAVGQFIVYALGMGTVILVLTLAVALFRGATVGALRKVLPYTQTLSAAFMILAGAYIVFYWLTAGGLVEKF